A genomic window from Methylorubrum extorquens includes:
- a CDS encoding PAS domain-containing sensor histidine kinase, whose product MSGAVSASLSARARADTILGIQRTTGTAQARLIRAETWLRYALPALLVAFMLTLLGVAAVQMRGRHDEAMRVATREVEAFARLSALALSSPSSATETRLERVLPVHLLPAGREVLVIGPGGRIRAAYPAPAPAETFAGYLAEGEPIAILGESAGAMTVNLQGGGQAVVAARRLSDGMGEVAVVQRFEPLADNWWRMFGHHAVSLSAIGLVLAGMATAYILQTQRAQAADEVCDLVKQRLDTALGRGRCGLWDWDIARGTIFWSDSMYALLGYTPEKDLLSFGDVNALLHTEDGDLYSLARHLAASHATVDHEFRIRDASGAWIWLRTRAEIVEDAVDGSRHLVGIAMDVTEQRRLAEFTATADMRLRDAVEAVSEAFVLWDASNRLVLCNSKFRDLHALASEDAVPGRRYDEIMGRGALPPVRRGIPGSERGPSRTFEVELTDGRWLQVSERRTKDGGYVSVGTDITSLKRHQEQLVTSERELIETVKDLKRSRRTLETQTQQLADLAERHLDQKARAEIANQAKSEFLANMSHELRTPLNAIMGFAELMESQVYGSLGSPRYADYCRDIQQSGTYLLSVIDDILHMSRIEAKRVRLVRRDISLDTALGSAVMLVAKEAASKSVSIDLELAGALHVLADERALQQILLNIIQNAVKFTPEGGRVALRGRSCNGFVHLFIGDTGIGIPKAAISKLGRPFEQVETNLTRSYKGSGLGLAIARSTAELHGGSLRIRSEEGIGTLVLVRLPMPTPERLAEVARDAERDTLAAIGEMTGVPRAGGDRIVAL is encoded by the coding sequence GGCGGAGACGTGGCTTCGCTACGCGCTTCCGGCTTTGCTCGTCGCCTTCATGCTCACGCTGCTGGGCGTGGCGGCCGTGCAGATGCGCGGGCGCCACGACGAGGCGATGCGCGTGGCCACCCGTGAGGTCGAAGCCTTCGCGCGCCTCTCCGCGCTCGCTCTGTCGAGCCCGTCCTCCGCCACCGAGACGCGGCTCGAGCGCGTGCTGCCGGTCCATCTCCTGCCGGCCGGGCGCGAGGTTCTGGTGATCGGCCCCGGCGGCCGGATTCGCGCCGCCTATCCCGCGCCCGCCCCGGCCGAAACCTTCGCCGGGTATCTCGCCGAGGGTGAGCCCATCGCCATCCTCGGGGAGAGCGCCGGGGCGATGACGGTGAACCTCCAGGGCGGCGGGCAGGCGGTCGTCGCGGCACGCCGCTTGTCCGACGGGATGGGCGAAGTCGCGGTCGTCCAGAGGTTCGAGCCGCTGGCCGACAACTGGTGGCGAATGTTCGGCCACCACGCGGTCTCCCTCTCGGCCATCGGCCTGGTTCTGGCGGGCATGGCGACCGCCTACATCCTGCAGACGCAGCGGGCGCAGGCGGCGGACGAGGTCTGCGATCTCGTCAAGCAGCGCCTCGACACGGCGCTCGGGCGCGGACGCTGCGGCCTCTGGGATTGGGATATCGCTCGCGGCACGATCTTCTGGTCCGACTCGATGTACGCCCTGCTCGGCTACACGCCGGAAAAGGATCTTCTTTCCTTCGGCGACGTGAACGCCCTGCTGCACACCGAGGACGGCGATCTCTACAGCCTTGCCCGCCACCTCGCCGCGAGCCACGCCACCGTCGATCACGAGTTTCGCATCCGCGACGCGTCCGGCGCGTGGATCTGGTTGCGCACCCGCGCGGAGATCGTCGAGGATGCAGTCGACGGCAGCCGCCATCTCGTCGGCATCGCCATGGACGTCACCGAGCAACGCCGGCTCGCCGAGTTCACCGCCACCGCCGACATGCGCCTGCGCGACGCGGTGGAAGCGGTCTCCGAAGCCTTCGTGCTGTGGGACGCCAGCAACCGGCTGGTGCTGTGCAATTCGAAGTTCCGCGACCTGCACGCCCTGGCCAGCGAGGATGCGGTGCCCGGCCGCCGCTACGACGAGATCATGGGACGAGGCGCCCTCCCCCCCGTGCGCCGGGGCATTCCGGGCTCGGAACGCGGCCCGTCGCGCACCTTCGAGGTGGAATTGACGGACGGACGCTGGCTCCAGGTCAGCGAGCGGCGGACCAAGGACGGGGGTTACGTCTCGGTCGGCACCGACATCACCAGCCTCAAGCGCCACCAGGAGCAGCTCGTCACCTCGGAACGCGAGCTGATCGAGACGGTCAAGGATCTCAAGCGGTCCCGCCGCACCCTCGAAACCCAGACGCAGCAGCTCGCCGACCTCGCCGAACGTCATCTCGACCAGAAGGCCCGCGCCGAGATCGCCAATCAGGCTAAGTCCGAGTTCCTGGCCAATATGAGCCACGAGCTGCGCACGCCGCTCAACGCCATCATGGGTTTTGCCGAGCTGATGGAGAGCCAGGTTTACGGATCGCTCGGCTCGCCCCGCTACGCCGATTATTGCCGCGACATCCAGCAGAGCGGCACCTACCTGCTCTCGGTCATCGACGACATCCTGCACATGTCGCGCATCGAGGCGAAGCGGGTGCGGCTCGTGCGCCGCGACATCAGCCTTGACACGGCCCTCGGCTCGGCGGTGATGCTGGTGGCCAAGGAGGCGGCGAGCAAATCCGTCTCCATCGATCTCGAACTCGCCGGTGCCCTGCACGTTCTGGCCGACGAGCGGGCGCTCCAGCAGATCCTTCTCAACATCATCCAGAACGCGGTGAAGTTCACGCCAGAGGGCGGGCGCGTCGCCCTGCGCGGCCGCTCCTGCAACGGCTTCGTCCACCTGTTCATCGGCGATACCGGCATCGGCATCCCGAAGGCGGCGATCTCCAAGCTCGGCCGGCCGTTCGAGCAGGTCGAGACCAACCTGACCCGCAGCTACAAGGGCTCCGGCCTCGGCCTTGCCATCGCCCGCTCCACCGCGGAGCTGCATGGCGGGTCGCTGCGCATCCGCTCGGAGGAAGGGATCGGCACCCTGGTGTTGGTACGCCTGCCGATGCCGACGCCCGAGCGCCTCGCCGAGGTCGCACGGGATGCCGAGCGGGACACGCTGGCAGCGATCGGCGAGATGACCGGCGTGCCCCGGGCCGGAGGCGACAGGATCGTCGCCCTCTGA